tgaaatatttatattgAAATTTCGTTTTTTAGCACATACTATTAGCATTTTCTTAAGGTATTTACAATgtattgtaaaacaaaaacaatttgtctctgtgtgtttgtcacatattttatgttgtCAGTTATTAACCAGACTGGTCTCATGCACCGTTTTTTAAGTTAAATCTCGATGGAGACTTGTTAAATCAAGTCTAAACGTCAAACTAGTAAACAAAGGACAGATGAGCTGAAATTATGTTGCAGTTCACAGAGGAGTATTTACAAAGAGTCCAAAAGTCTGTTTTGTTGACATTATTGACGaaagttttcttgttttggaATACAGTTTTATAACTGTATTAAAACTGACAACTGTTTATATGAAGCTGAAATATATTGGTCTGTCTCTTGATCTTTATAAGTTTCTCAGATTGTCACATACCCTCCATTTAAATGACTCAGGTTCGCTCATAGTATAATAATTGTTCAAATCTTGAAGGTATTAATACCAATAATTGACAAAATATGGCCCTCAATAttagtaattttttaaaaattatttgaaatatttccatCTCTTCCATTCAATCTCAAGACCAACATCTCAACCTCCATGGTACAGACAAATTCCATCACTTAAACTTAAGCATGAAAATCTACAGTATTTTCAAGGTGTGCCTCACCTGTCTGAAGTCTGTTGAAGAGTGCAAATCAAATCTGTAATGCACTAAGACAGAGATGCTCTGAGAAAGTCACAATGGAATAATGTGGTTTAAGCAAGTGCtttcaaaaatacatattaGTTACTTATTCTGGTGATAATTTAGTTTGATACATGATGAAATACTTTGTGGTGGTGGACAGGTATTAACCACCTGTCAAACTCAATTATTGTACTTTTTGTAATATTAACATGCTACATGAAAATCCTTGTCTTTTTCAGTTTGGTTAACTGCAATGTATTTTTTTGAATACTGAAAAACACTTGTAAAAACACAAGTAGATCCGagtatttttattaatttgctCAAAAAAATGCAACTGGCACTTCATAATACTCAGTATCAACcaataaaacattattaatgATTTTAAATTAGAAAGGTCCAGCATAGAAATTAGCAAATATCTTCTTCAAAATACTTACAGCAGCAGTGCAAATGTCACTAAACAACTATAAATGttaatactgtaaaataaaaagcccTCTCAGTCTAAGCTTTTGCAAGGCCACATGCCTTAAACAGATTTGTAATGGTTCCATACACTTGTTACAGCTGATAGCCAGGGAACTTCAACTGCCAGTGACTGGTTATGtgcaataaaaacagacaaactaaaCAAGCTTTTTTATGTTATGGAGCTGTAGCTGCACAAAGTAACACTTTCCAGCCTATGTAATCCACTAATGTAAAGTGAAAATAGATTGAAGACTGAAAGGCTTTGTTCTGAATCTCAATTACCACCTGAGTTCCCATCTTTGGGGTCAACTTACAACCTAGATAAAAGATCACACCATAACATTGTAGCAACTGACTAATAATCACTGAACAGACTTAATCAAACATTGGATGTCTGAGTCTGTATTCTTGATACATCAGTGTCCAGTCTTTTAAAATACTGGTTCTATCCTGACATCTGTAAGTGCAGAGCCTCATAACTTAACCTTAAAAACCATGAATCCAGATGACACATCCAAACTATGTTGTGGTCTTCTAGTGAAGAGGAACAAAATCATATCTTAAAAAGTGCAAACACTGGTcaattaaacagaaaaagtaaattGATTTTAGGCAActttcaaaaatatttcaagatttaaaaaaacaacatgatcaAGTGATAGTGTCCCATTTTACACAATATGTGTAAATTAACAGGCAGTCAGGTACTGTACTCTGTCATGATGCTGCTACTGGTCAGCTCTgtcctgtcatttcagtgcATACAGCTCATATAATGGCTGTGGTTTTAGTCTGGAATGAGATGAACAAGAGGTTTGACAGCAATGGTGATAATCTAAAGGATTCCACTGTGTAACCACCTGTCAGGGAAGGCACTGTATGTGGAGCCGACTGGGGGTGGTGACATCCTTTGACAATTTACTCCCAGAATCCCACAGTTTCCTCTACATCTGTTTCTATCATTACCTCGGGTTGAGGTCAGTTCTTGAAGGCTCCACAGCGGCTGGCTCGACATATGAAATCTTTGAGCAAGTTGCCATCGATTTGCCAGAAAGCGGTCGTCTGGGTCACCTCGGTTAGGTGATTCACGCAGAACTTAAAGCAGAACTCTTCCAGGTCCTGAATGACAAGGGGAAGAGCACAAATAACCTCATTTTGGTCAAATGTTCtatgagaaatgaatgaaatactTTGAATAACTCCAGGTCTTGACCCAGTTCATGTATCCTGTGGATTCTCCAATCCATTTCTCTCCATTCTTCCGTTCTTGCTGcatcatttcagttttacaaaacaaagGGGTTATTTCTTTCCTACTTGAGATACAATGTGATATGGGATCTTAAGGAGAACCCGTGGACTTGCATTGGAATAACTGACTGCCCTGGGCAGATAACTTGTAACCTCACTTTTGTACTTGACACATcttcactgctgtgtttgaaagagcagcagcaggtttttttAATTGCCTCTTCCTTGTTTATGGAATAACTggcattttgagaaatatgctaATTAACTTTCTTGCCAAGACTTAGATAAGAGGTCAGtaccattctcatgtctgtatgataaATATACTGcctttttgtacagattaaacaaatgaaatacaacatGTTAATTACTTAGCTCTAAGGGTACTGATGAGCAGATTGTGCTACCTTTAAATATAGCCAGGCAAGCCATAGTGCATTTCCCACAACtattccttaaaaaaaaaaaaaaaaaaaaccctaaagGCAAAATAAAGAAGCAGTTCCCTTCTCACTGGatgaaacattttctgaccTACATTCTCTACAATAGCTGTTTTACATGTCTATTCTGGTTAAATATTAAATCCACCTTTCTTCTTTGTATACATATAAACAGATGATGGTTTGTAGACTGATGGTGGAGACTGACCTCTGCATCATAGCGCACAGCAGCCGACAGCAGGGAGAAGGCGTTTTCGACCTGTGATCCCCCTCTTGATTATGTGTTGACAAAGACGTTTCAGGCGGTTCTCACAGTAAGACGTTGCCAGATCCAACAGCCCTGAGAGAGCACAGGCACAAACAGCAATACTGTTAAGTAGGAACCACTGACGTAAATGCCAGGATGTGAGATTAGGCAGTGACACGTGTGTATGTGGGTCTGACCAATAGCATCTTCAGGAGGCAACTCCACGTTGTCTGTGTAGAGGAACTCCAGGAAGGAGCGGTAGACCGGGTAGGAGAACTGgtctatttctatcacttcctTCATGTCTTCATTCCAGTGGGACTGGAACATGGATCTGAAGTGCTCACACCTGCACAGTATGTTGTTTTAGGATGGATACAGAtgctatttatttttgaattatttctattttatagTTTCATGACTTCAACGGGCAGACTAAAATACTGACCTGATTTTGAGAACTGCTTTGTGGACATAGATATATTTGCCATCGACGCAGAACTTGAGGTCAGCTGTCTCTGGGTTGTCAAACTCTTTCTTGAGAGACTGAGCCACAGTCAAGAAGTCATCATgctctggagagagaaaaaaaacacacccacgCACATCAACTCCTGGCATTGGAGGCAGTAAATTTAACTACTTGCATTTTTATAACCCATTCAGGAAGGACTAGAAGTATCTTACTTTTGCATGCTCCTTACAATTTCCTTTCAAGTTTCCTGCAAATAACCAAGTAATATGGAACTAATTACATGTTAGACTGACACAGTGCTAGCTTGGTATCCTGCCCTTTAACAGTTCACCTAAAGTTTTTTGGAGTCCTCCTACAAAGATGggtcaaaatgtctgttgtgaaaAAGATCTGTAAATGAACGATGAATAAATATGTGTATGGGATTAAATGAAGTCATTCTTGCAAAGAAATTCCTCTGGAAAGtaataaaaactgaaccaaCCACTACCCAACATAACATAAATTAACTATAGATCATTAATCATACATACATTAGCATATTTTTGTTGACTGATTTCATTCCTCCCTGGAACCAAATGGTTTTTATATGACTTCtacttaattttatttaatttacagtttgtAAATGAAGCTGAGGCATGTCTTTGATATCAGCATTTGTACAAATGCTTTTGCCACATATAACTATAACCATGAAAGACTGGTTTTGAGAAGTGCTATATAAAGTTTTACATACTTATTTATCCAGCTTAATTTTTTTATATGTGTTATATTGTCATAAGTTTAATGCAGTATGATGATGCAGATATGaacaaaaactgttttgaaAACTCTTTCTTGGTTGTGagttcaggaaaaaaaactgagatggTGCAGATATGTTTTCAAAACTCTTAACATTTGCAGCTACGTTACCACATGATACTGATGTAAGGTAAACTGAATATTCAATGTGATGGATTACCTATCTAAAGTTCTTAAAGATCTCCCTTTGGAAAATAGTCTTTagtaaaagatgaagaaaacatgaTTTATGATTAATGGaatcaaatatgtttttttttttaaaagtgcagGTACAGTGCTTTAATAACTGCACCATTATTGCCATCCTTGGGCACATGAGCTACTTATCTTACCCATGGAAAGAAGCCTCCACATAACCGACGGGGTAGCAAAGCATGCGAAGACATCGTCGGTACAGGTAAAGTGTGTGAGGTGAGGCAGCACTATAGACTGGCCCCTACACTGGCCCCACATGTACACCTGACCACTCTGGGTTTTAGCAGCTGACGTATGTGTGGAGTGACAGGCAGCAATCTCTACAATCCTGTCAAAGATGCCAGAGAAGAGAAATCAGTCaatggacagaggagagaggatcagtttcatctgtgttgatgtgttgCTTACCTCTCTTTCTCAGTCATGATCTGAACCGGGCTCAGCTGGTTGCTCTTGTTGCCGGTGCCCAGTTGTCCATACGTGTTGGCGCCCCATGCATAGAGCAAACCCTCATCTGTTAGTGCCAGGGAGTGGGCATAGCCTGAGACAATCTGGAGagttcaaaaaaataaaaataaaaaaacttcaGATGCAGGGCCCACCATTTTAACATGCCAAATGTAATACACACAAgagattttcacatttaaaagtgAATAAAGTTTGCTCTACACGTAATCAAAACAATAATACAGAGTTGTCCATTTTaaggtatttattttttacGTTTTGGTGTGTGTAATTTCAAACCTGTTGCACACATAAACCCTGCAGAGCCACAAGTCGGCAGGGAGTGAGCTGGTTCCCATTATTTCCAAGTCCCAGTTGTCCATTCCCATTATAGCCCCAACCGTACACCTGCAGAGGCATACATAAGTACAACATAAGAGCTTTTTGGCTGGTCATCGCTGGATGTTATCTTTTGTATCTCAAGTATGAACAAGGCAATCACCTCTCCATTATCCACTACTGCCAGAGATGAGGTCTGACCACAGACAATACTGACAGCCACCTTGTTCTGCAGGCAGCTGGATACTCTGCGGGGTGTGGGCTGGTTCGCTGTGGAGCCTGAGCCCACCTGACCGCAGTTGTTGTAACCCCATGCATACACCTGGCAGACAAGAGGGTGAGAGGTACATTCAAATGATGGAGAAAGAGCTCTTTTCAAGGAGTTCATGTTTTATGATAGCTTCCGATTTTTCTCATCATGGACAGTTAAATATCCTCCAGCTCTTAACGTCAGACTGTTATTGTAAAGCTGCAGAAAATATTGTCCGTCCTCACTTCTACCCTCTGCTCCTAAGTCCAGCTTTTAGGTCAGCTTACTGCAACAAACATTCCTTCATGTGTATCGCAGCCAAGCTTCTTAGTGCTGAGGGGGTAAGTAAGTTGCTGACTCCAGTGTTCACACAATGTGACACCAGGGAATGTAGTTcataatgatgtttttattatattttaagtGTAACCACAGTGGATCAGCTGTACAGAGTGTCCTCACTAGAGGACAAGGTGTACTGTGGCTTACAGTATCGCGTTATGTCATAATACACTGCAGCTTAAATGAAAAGTCTGACAGTTTGGGAAATACAGGGAAAGTCCATCGTATGAAGTTTGAAGCTACTGCCAGCAGCTGACTAACTTAATAGAAATGCTGGAGACGGTGGGGGCTTATGTGCCgttatttttctatttgtaaACTAGCCAGCTGCCGGCAGCTTCACATTAACGTACAGACACGAGcatggtatcaatcttctcactTAACTCAGTAAACGAgcttattttccaaaatgctgactattcctttaacagtTAACAAATCCCTTATAAATTATTCAAGGTCCTCTTATTTCCACTCCAGAACAAACTTTTGTTGTATCTGTGAACTAGCAGGTTAACATAGGCAGACTGATTGTACAGTGCACTGGAGGATGACGTGTGAAGTAGACTGAGTCACAATAGGTTCCTTATGGCTGAGCTTAAGTTTCCTACATTTTCAGCTCAGGGGGATCAACTCCAGCTGTGATCAGACTTAGAGTCCTATAATGGTCTAGGAGACTAAGCGCTGCCTTCAACCAAAGCTGAGTCACCTGTGTTGTTACAATGGTGTCCATTCTGCTTTATGCATTCTTTTGCTGTAAAAGTAACAACACTCACTTCTCCTGAGTCAGTCAGAGCCATTGAGTGGTGAGAGCCACAGGCCACCTCTGTGACCTTCTTATTGAGCAGGTTGGCAGACACGAGCACTGGAGCTACTCCTTGGTTTGTTGTCCCATTTCCCAGCTGGCTGTAGCCATTATGTCCCCAGGCAAATAGTTCTCCgtctgaaacacaaagagattAGTCATCCTGCAGCACTTTTTAATCCaactgtgaggaggaggattacATGTTTTGTGCAGCTACCCTCTGTGGCCAGCAGGATGTGGGGTCCACTGCCGTAGTTCAGGCTGACCACCTTCCTCCCACTCAGGAAGTCCAGCTTCTTGGGTACAATGGTGCTCTGGCTGTCCCCTGTTCCGAGGCAGTTACTGCAGTTCAACCCAAACACATACACCTGAGTGCAATGAGAGGAGGGACAAAAGACAGAACATGTAATGTGGATCAGTGATTAGCAGGGCACACACATACTAGGTACACAAACATCAACACCAGCAGGCAGTACTGATAAGAGCTGCGGGTATATGTCTGACGCCATCAACCCTCCATTCTGTACCCTCACACACAACTTGGTACAGAACAGCAATCACATAACCCCTGTATCTTAGCATCTGTTAGCTAGATCAACACCAATTTCAAAGGCATTCTGAATCAGTGACGGGCATCTAAATGAAATGCCTTTCAGCAGCCAACTCTACTCACTCTCcgtttagctctgtttttgcttCTGAAGcaataaacagagagaaatgtgtggCTTTTTGGCTGTTacatgctccactgtgttcaccagctggttgctaactttgtgtgtctgctgtttggtgctgagcaggttgtgtacagtgggtttatgagagcttttttgctgaaaacagctgcctgctgctgctgctgctagaaAGTTGCTCCAAtactgtgacactgacagaaaatgtattattaagCAGAGTGAACATCCTCTGTGGTGGATTTCCAAATGTAAGCCTGTTTTCCTACTGTGAGCTTAAGTTGAAAGTGATATGAACTGAAACCAACAGCTGATTGCAAACACTGACAGTATGCTGaagaaaatgacagtgatgtAAAGTAGATATGATTTGTAGTTTAATggctaaaacatgtaaaaccaaCAGGTCCTCTAACTATTAGCTATGTACCAGTTAACTTCTGAAAACAACCCTGGATGCCTTACATCATCACATAGAAAGGTCATCATTGACTTTCCACtgaatgatttaaaacacaaccacaatTCCCGTTTGACCTCGCACCTCATCATCATTGGTGATGTAGATGGCTTCATTAGCAGACGTTCCAAACACGCACGCTTTCCGTATGGCGGAGAGCTCCTGGGGCCCCATCAGGCTGAAAATGGGCCATTTGGTTACGTCCACCATGACGCCCTCACTGTGAGCCTGTGGCGAGGGCAGCGGAGTGGAGGGATGAACCTCAATCCAAAGGCAGGGCAGGGGACAGGGGCACGGGGACGGTCTGCGTGGGCAAGGCTGCCAGTGCTGCAGTTGCTATTGCGAGTGGGTGTGAAAATATCAGGAGTCAGGGAGCATCAGATATTTGCCATCCaatacaaacattcattcagtcaATAGGCTCACACACACTAATCTGGAAAAAGAAGAGCTAAATATTGACACAGGTTTTAACCTTTGAAAAAGCAATTTACAGCAAAGTTAAAGtattcagactttttaaaactgcTAAATGTTTAAATGCTTTGGGGCACACAGGCTTCACACAAATACAATGATGTTCAGCTTAGTAAAAAATTATGTTAAACCCACGCATGATCTCACTGAGGAGATTAGAGAGTAGTTGGGTCATGTGGTGTAACATTAGCCCCAAAAGATCTGGGCCAGTATGTATAAAGCCGCTCAAAGTAAAATTTTGGTCTTATTCTAagagtatttttaaaaaaaaaaagaagctctaTGTTTCCTAACCCAGTTACAAGTCACATGCAGAGGTAGAGTATATAGGCTCTGAGAAAAGATATTTTGGACACAattttcattcaaattcatGGCACAATTCTTAAGACCATGTCGAAGCATAAAAGCAGACAGGACTCTCCTACCTATCAGCctttcaaggaaaaaaaaatccaccttaAATAGATTATATTATGTGTAATACTGCACAAATTTGTCGTGGTTTGTGAATTTAAATCAGCCTTGTCTTAAGCTGGACAACAGAGTCACAGACTGTGGTGATGAGACAAATCCTGGAGCTGCAGTTTACTGTGCTGCATGCTTACTACTGTAGTATTTGAATTTAGGTACTTTagagtatttcagtttttacttccACTTCCCTACCTTTAGGAGAGAAATATTGTCCTTTATACTGCACTACAGTAAGAGTTAATACTTAGTATgtagattaagattttacacacaagAATATGACATAATTACTGATTAAACTACCCAACATCTTATAAATTAGTTAACATTAGGTCCCTCTcaaccagctgcaacattaaaatgctacaTAGATACTGTATAAATACTAAAGTAATATACAGTAATGTAATATTGACAGGGGCCATTCTGCATAAAGACATTAGTGCTTTTTAT
This genomic window from Lates calcarifer isolate ASB-BC8 linkage group LG1, TLL_Latcal_v3, whole genome shotgun sequence contains:
- the LOC108901282 gene encoding LOW QUALITY PROTEIN: RCC1 and BTB domain-containing protein 1 (The sequence of the model RefSeq protein was modified relative to this genomic sequence to represent the inferred CDS: deleted 1 base in 1 codon); protein product: MVDVTKWPIFSLMGPQELSAIRKACVFGTSANEAIYITNDDEVYVFGLNCSNCLGTGDSQSTIVPKKLDFLSGRKVVSLNYGSGPHILLATEDGELFAWGHNGYSQLGNGTTNQGVAPVLVSANLLNKKVTEVACGSHHSMALTDSGEVYAWGYNNCGQVGSGSTANQPTPRRVSSCLQNKVAVSIVCGQTSSLAVVDNGEVYGWGYNGNGQLGLGNNGNQLTPCRLVALQGLCVQQIVSGYAHSLALTDEGLLYAWGANTYGQLGTGNKSNQLSPVQIMTEKERIVEIAACHSTHTSAAKTQSGQVYMWGQCRGQSIVLPHLTHFTCTDDVFACFATPSVMWRLLSMEHDDFLTVAQSLKKEFDNPETADLKFCVDGKYIYVHKAVLKIRCEHFRSMFQSHWNEDMKEVIEIDQFSYPVYRSFLEFLYTDNVELPPEDAIGLLDLATSYCENRLKRLCQHIIKRGITVENAFSLLSAAVRYDAEDLEEFCFKFCVNHLTEVTQTTAFWQIDGNLLKDFICRASRCGAFKN